DNA from Polycladomyces zharkentensis:
TGTTTACCGAGTTTTCGCTTGGATATAGTGTTTTAAGTGTTTCCGCACTCCATGTCAATATTATATTGTTGCTCTAAGCATCCCCGAAAGAGGATACCGAGCAACGCTCGCTATCCATCTACCCCATTGAAATGGGGAGGATTCCCGCTCGCTTATCCTAAACCATGATACATCCGATCATGTGGTTCAGTTGGCCACGATGTTGACCAGTTTCCGCGGTACGACGATCACCTTGCGGACCGTTTTCCCTTCCAACAGCGTTTGGATGCGGTCCAGCTTCATCACCATTGCTTCCACTTCGCTTTTGTCCGCCTCGGCCGGCACAACCACTTTGTCCCGCACCTTGCCGTTGATCTGCACCGCGATCTCCACTTCGTTCTGCACCAAAGCCGCCGGATCGAAAGTCGGCCACGACTGGGCATGCACGCTGTCTTGATGACCCATCCGCTGCCACAGTTCTTCGGCGATATGCGGGGCAAACGGCGCCAACAACAGCACGACCGTCTCAATCGCATCGGCCAGCGTTCCACGGTCGGCATCCTCCGGATAAGCATAGATGCCGTTGACCAATTCCATAATGGCACTGATGGCGGTGTTAAAGTGATAACGTTCATTTACGTCTTCCGTCACTTTTTTGACGGTCCGGTGCCGCAACCGGTTCAGTTCTTGGGCTTCCCTGCTCGTCATATCGGGTGCGGGACGTTGTTCGAACAGGGAGGCGTGCTGCTCCACCATCCGCCAGACGCGGTTCAGGAAACGGTAGCTTCCCTCCACACCGGCATCCGACCATTCCAAGTCACGCTCCGGCGGTGCGGCAAACAGGATAAACATCCGCGCGGTGTCCGCTCCGTATTTTTCCACGATGTCCATCGGGCTGACCACGTTGCCTTTGGACTTGGACATTTTCGCCCCGTCCTTGAGCACCATTCCTTGAGTCAGCAGGCTGGTGAACGGTTCATCCACCGGCACCAAACCGGCATCGTACAGGACCTTGGTAAAGAACCGTGAGTACAACAAATGCAACACGGCGTGCTCAATCCCGCCGATATACTCGTCGACCGGCAGCCACTCCTTCACCTTGTCCGGATCGAACGGCATGTCTTCGTTGTGCGCATCCGTATACCGGAAGAAATACCAGGACGAATCGATAAACGTATCCATCGTGTCCGTCTCCCGGCGTGCCGACTTGCCGCAGCGGGGGCATTCGGTGTGCACAAACGATTCCGACGTGGTGAGCGGATTGCGTTTGCCGTCAAATACGACGTCTTCGGGCAGAAGGACCGGCAACTGTTCTTTCGGCACCGGGACAATGCCGCAATCGTCGCAGTAGACAATCGGAATCGGGCATCCCCAATACCGTTGCCGCGAAATCAACCAGTCGCGCAGGCGATAGTTGACCGTCGGTCCGCCCAACCCTTTTTCCTCCAGATGACGGGCGATGGCCCTGATCGCTTCCCGGTTGTTCAATCCGTTGAAATCACCCGAGTTGATCAGTTTCCCTTCACCGGTATACGCTTCGGTCAACTCGTCGGTGTCGCTCTCCTCCGGACGGATGACGACACGGATCGGCAAATCGTATTTTTTGGCGAACAGGAAGTCACGCTCGTCGTGGGCCGGTACTCCCATCACCGCACCGGTTCCGTAATCCATCAAGACATAGTTGGCCACCCAGATCGGTACATTTTCGCCGGTTAAAGGATGTTGGGCGTACGCTCCCGTAAAATACCCCACTTTTTCCGCATCCGCCGCTGTCCGCGTGATTTCGGATTCTTTCCGCATGCGTTCGATAAAATCGGCGATGTCCGATTCGTTTTCCTTCCCGCGGATCAATTGCGGAACCAGCGGATGCTCCGGTGCCAACACCAAGTAAGTGACACCGAACAATGTGTCGGGACGGGTGGTGAACACGGTCACTTTTTCATCATCCAGTTCGGGAATGGTGAAGGTGACGTGCGCCCCCTCGCTGCGACCGATCCAGTTACGCTGCATGGCCTTTACTTTGTCCGGCCACTTCGGCAGACGGTCCAATCCTTCGAGCAGACGGTCGGCGTAATCGGTGATGCGCAGGAACCATTGCTCCAGCTCCTTTTTGGTCACCTCCGTGTCACAACGCCAGCACAGCCCGTCTTCAACCTGTTCGTTGGCCAGCACCGTGTTGCAGGTGGGGCACCAGTTGACGGCCGCCTTTTTGCGGTAAGCCAGGCCGCGCTCGTAAAAGAGCAGAAACAGCCACTGTGTCAACTTGTAATAGTCCGGCAGACACGTACCGACATACCGCTCCCAGTCGTACGATACGCCCAACCGGGTCTGCTCCTCCCGAATCCGCTTCATATTTTTCAACGTCCACTCGCGCGGATTCACCCCCCGCTGGATGGCGGCATTCTCCGCCGGAAGGCCGAATGCGTCGGCACCCATGGGGTGCAGGACGCGATAACCATTCATCCGTTTGAACCGGGCAATCACATCCCCGATGGTATACACCCGGACATGGCCCATATGTAACCCTTCACCCGAAGGATAAGGGAATTGTTCCAGCGCATAAAATTTCGGTTTGTCCCGATCCTCGTCGGTCCGGTGCATGCGGCGCTCCTGCCAGACCGCTTGCCATTTCGGTTCGATTTCACTCGGTTGATACGTCCGCATGTGACCCAACCTCCTTCTCACCAAATATGAAAACCTCCCGCCCCCAGCCTTCCATGCTAGGGACGAGAGGTTAGTTCACAACTCCCGCGGTACCACCCTAGTTGACATTTGTACGGCGTCTGCCGGACAAATGCCCACTCCTTCATCCGTAACGGGGATGTTCCGCCGGACAGTACTGAGCTTTCCCATCCGGAGCGATGAGGCGAGTTCACCCAACCTCTCTGATCGGCTTGCACCTGATGCCGACTCTCTGAGCAGAGTAAGCTGGATTACTACTCCTCATCCAAGCTTTGTCGAATCTTGGCTTTTAGCGACGTTTGATTCACATTATATGAAACAGCTTGGACAAGTGTCAATGGGTTTTGAACCATTTGTTCACGTGTTTTTAACATTGTTCACAAAATGGACCCATTTCAAACCGGTTCATGATTCACTGAACCTGTCGAATTTCCCTGGCATCGCCCCACAACCGTTCCAGGTCGTAAAATTCGCGTTCATCCTTGTGGAAGACGTGGACGACTACATCTCCGAGGTCCATCAGTACCCAGCGCGCCTCGGCAAACCCTTCGATTCCTCTGAGAGGAACCTTTGCCTCGTGCATCTTGTCCTTGATCGCAGTCACAATGGCTTGCACTTGCTTTTGCGAATTTCCGTGACAGATGACGAAGTAATCGGCGATCACCGATAATCCACGGATATCCAGGATGGTGACACGCTGTGCCTTTTTCTCCTCGGCAGTCGCAGCCGCCAATTGCGCAATCTCCACCAGGTTCAAAAACGATACCCTCCTCAGGATGAATTTTTTCCTGACACCCGCTCCAACACATCGTTGCGGGCCAAAAGCGTCAACGGATACACCTTTTGACCACGGTCAATCAGGAAGCGAATCGTGTTGTCGAGTGCCATCAGCACGGCACGGTCCAAATCGGATTCGGCCACGGCGCGCACTTCGTCCACACCGGGAAACCGTCGGCCGGGTTCGATGTAATCCGCTAGAAATATCACTTGTTCCAAACGCGTCATGTTCGGCCGTCCGGTCGTATGGTAACGGATCGCGTCCAACACCTCGGGGTCCGTTACCCCCAGGCACTCGCGCACCGCTTCGGCACCGACGGGGGCATGCCACAATTCTTTATTATAGTGTAACAGATCCGACGGTAAATGATGACGAAGAATCCAGTCCCGCATGCGTTCATCCGGCCAATATTTGCAGTAATCATGCAGTATGCCCGCCAAATCGGCCTTTTCCTTATCGGCT
Protein-coding regions in this window:
- the yqeK gene encoding bis(5'-nucleosyl)-tetraphosphatase (symmetrical) YqeK, giving the protein MEREALLQAVEKELPRSRFEHTLRVAETAVRLADRFGADKEKADLAGILHDYCKYWPDERMRDWILRHHLPSDLLHYNKELWHAPVGAEAVRECLGVTDPEVLDAIRYHTTGRPNMTRLEQVIFLADYIEPGRRFPGVDEVRAVAESDLDRAVLMALDNTIRFLIDRGQKVYPLTLLARNDVLERVSGKNSS
- the rsfS gene encoding ribosome silencing factor, translated to MNLVEIAQLAAATAEEKKAQRVTILDIRGLSVIADYFVICHGNSQKQVQAIVTAIKDKMHEAKVPLRGIEGFAEARWVLMDLGDVVVHVFHKDEREFYDLERLWGDAREIRQVQ
- the leuS gene encoding leucine--tRNA ligase produces the protein MRTYQPSEIEPKWQAVWQERRMHRTDEDRDKPKFYALEQFPYPSGEGLHMGHVRVYTIGDVIARFKRMNGYRVLHPMGADAFGLPAENAAIQRGVNPREWTLKNMKRIREEQTRLGVSYDWERYVGTCLPDYYKLTQWLFLLFYERGLAYRKKAAVNWCPTCNTVLANEQVEDGLCWRCDTEVTKKELEQWFLRITDYADRLLEGLDRLPKWPDKVKAMQRNWIGRSEGAHVTFTIPELDDEKVTVFTTRPDTLFGVTYLVLAPEHPLVPQLIRGKENESDIADFIERMRKESEITRTAADAEKVGYFTGAYAQHPLTGENVPIWVANYVLMDYGTGAVMGVPAHDERDFLFAKKYDLPIRVVIRPEESDTDELTEAYTGEGKLINSGDFNGLNNREAIRAIARHLEEKGLGGPTVNYRLRDWLISRQRYWGCPIPIVYCDDCGIVPVPKEQLPVLLPEDVVFDGKRNPLTTSESFVHTECPRCGKSARRETDTMDTFIDSSWYFFRYTDAHNEDMPFDPDKVKEWLPVDEYIGGIEHAVLHLLYSRFFTKVLYDAGLVPVDEPFTSLLTQGMVLKDGAKMSKSKGNVVSPMDIVEKYGADTARMFILFAAPPERDLEWSDAGVEGSYRFLNRVWRMVEQHASLFEQRPAPDMTSREAQELNRLRHRTVKKVTEDVNERYHFNTAISAIMELVNGIYAYPEDADRGTLADAIETVVLLLAPFAPHIAEELWQRMGHQDSVHAQSWPTFDPAALVQNEVEIAVQINGKVRDKVVVPAEADKSEVEAMVMKLDRIQTLLEGKTVRKVIVVPRKLVNIVAN